In the genome of Rhopalosiphum padi isolate XX-2018 chromosome 1, ASM2088224v1, whole genome shotgun sequence, the window CCTTACGTTGCCGGGTGTGCaattacgtttatataatataatgatttaggtATAATCAATGGTGCAACGCTGAACGCATAGCGATTGCTATAAAATAGGAGCAGCAATAGAAGTTGGGTATTGTGAGCCGTTGCCGTTTTAGTCTGGTTGGCACTGTTGGCAGTAGTGTTCTCCGCCGCCGAAGACCAGGCGTCAGCTGCTGTCGTATCACCACCGCGACCGCGGCCTCAGATAAGATTATTTACCTTCCGTTTGTTGTTAATTATCTTGTTCGGCACCTTCTGATCATTCCTCGTTTaattgtatagaataatattaaaaaagcaaTAAAGTGACACGGTAATAatgcttcttttttttttaaccataccaGTTTTGTTGCgttatttcattttatcataGTTTATAAGACGTCCTACCCTCCGTCCACATGAATAAACAAACGTCGCAAGTAACGGGCGGCGACCAGCTAacgaagtattttaatattcaatagctCCGTGACGGTACGACAACATACATATCATACAGCTGGGTGATTTAGaatctaaatctaaattttagataacaaaaaaaaaaacataaaaatatgtcttCTCTATTTTATGCTATATTGTGCGGTCTACGACCGCCGACCAAATTCATATTGTTACActgtatgtatactatataacagAACACGGTGCTAGCCGGTGAATAATTTTTAGCACTCACAccctttttacaaaaataaattattaatactggtGGGTGTAGATCTCGATAtgaaaatgtatagaattatttacttttgataatactatatgtaaacgaatattttttctaaagatAAAATGAGATAGATATTACTGTGCAATAAATTGTACACATATTCatgtttatttcaatttatgtgAAATTGctgttatgtattaatttattattattaagtatttattttattatttgtcataatGATGTAATTGTGTCTAAATTTTAAGGACATACAACTTTATTAGTAGCCATGTAGTcatcttattatataatcttacTATTTATACGCTATTCTAAATGAGATGAGTATCGGTTGGCCAAAAGTTGTGTGCACGTTCTTATTGTCACGAGACAGAACTTAACACACTGGTGTACTGGAGACGGCGCGCGCAGCTTCTGGCTGTTGCGAACAAAAACTGGTATACTGGTCCATTTTAGaacatagtatatttaaaaattataaattataatcatatagactaaattataaaactcaaaacaatttttattaacatttgtatgaacataaaaaattgCTTCAATTGTTGCTATTTTCATTTGGTTCCTTTTATCTGTCCATTTGAATGTTCATATTAGAAAACATTCTCACTAAATTTGCATTATGAGCTGGAATAGCAAACATATATTGACAAAGTTTAAGTAATTCAATATACTGTTCACAACTGTTACAATTCTTAATGAAATTATCCAGTTTTCATAgcaaaattctatattattattttatttgcttttattgtattgtttttaatccaaatgatttattaaataacttagcatcatctataatataaaaacttatattttttataaaaatatatgtaggttcctactatcaatattttctcATTGTGTTGAACTGTTTAAGTTCATACAAGAAAACAGATATTATTGATAGGGCTGAATCCACTTAATTTTATAACCATAAGATATTGAGTAAAAGtcaataattagttaatttgaTTGTAGAGatattttgagaaaataaatatagtaattttgaaACTTACTACATGAGTTATCTAGAATAtccaaaatctattttttaaaaaacataatttttttttaacttataaactaGACATCTGtattgaactttaaattttaaaattaaaattatatcatattatattgtatcaaagTTATAGCAGTAGTATACGCATTACATAAACATGTAAAAAATTCCGTAAAAAAAGAAAGACTTACAGTACTTAATATAACATACAGGCATtccatttataagtaaatagtgTAGCATATAATTTTCATTCTATCTTTTGAAATTTCTATCACGAAGATTTATCCGTAAAAcctaatttaattatcattgtttttttcaGAAACGGATGGATATTTGTGAATTACTAATAAAAGTTGTTACAGTCCCTTGCACAAGAAAAAAAAGGCGTAAAATAATCGATTTAAACCTTATGATGAAAAGTTTTTGGGTTCTTTAATTTTATGAGCAACTAATTAAATTCTTGTATTGCTATTTGAATATCATAAACAGGTAAGTTATGTAAatgctttataaattaattataaaagaataatacaaatttctcTACTGTTATCAATAACTACTGATTTTTAGCGATAACTTATCACAAATGTTGATGTGTATTCAACAATCAATATTTGCGATAAGCTGACGCTGCAAATCTACCcagttagtaaaataaaaatataacaatgtaatTATCAAGGCTGGACaagttaactaattattttaactcattAAGTTAAGTTGATACAGAAAAATGTGAGttaattttgaagttaaaagttactttttttatttatttaacttgttaaaaattaatttgaaaaaaagtaacttaccttagttaaaaataagttagttttcattttattgtgTAAAGTTAATTACATGAAAGGTCACACGAAACAATACAAATAGAATGTTATGAACAATTAATAACTGTTGACGACATAACAAATTTattgcttaataattaatagttaatatattaaaatcattctgGGTTTTCTCATTAAGTTGGGttacttatgaaaatataagTAACTCATTAAGTAACTTAGttaaaagtaacttaactttaactttataactcgttaatgcccagcctaggtaattataatttaatttcacaatgaataatattacaaaaactttactttttcataatatttaagattttataatattattgttagccAAGAACATTGGCCAagaatatttctttataatagtaatactaagataatgttataatataataatttaatttatgtaatgatattattataaaaaatatgacatttaaatgttataataattattaatcatattagtaTGTCaaaatgatgtttttaatacattatttgtattgtgcaaataatattttaataatgttataattttgttgaaaatgtatctaaatatatattatttgcactatatttatattatattattgtatatgttacGGTCAATGATGTAAACTGAACATTTACGTCATTAACGTTAGAAGCCAAGTTGCTAGGTTATTTTCGTTATCTACCGTGCAATAACGTCAGTTTCCAAGATAatagattattgttataaattacaaaacaaaataaaacaattttacctcaatgacataatattaacgTTATTAACCATTTATTATTGGTCAATTACGTAAATGATtgaaaatacacattattttaattctttacagattacagttattaatatatcttatattaatattaaatttttttttattattaattatatattatatttattattatttattttcgcaATGCATGCTGTTGTGACATTTTGAATTGCACAATATTCCCGCTAAACGACAAATGCATTTGTTTGTTTTGCACTTTAGTTTGCAATTACACCTCGATTAACATCAGGTATTGAAACTTTAACTGTGGTACCAACTTCTAGTGAACTAAATTTCTTATTTGAAATAGTCATCATTTTTTTGGTTTGTTTCTTTAAGCATTCACTTGATTTATGTCGTTCATTCTGTATTTGCTCATGACGTTGGCAATTCATGCAATTAGTACTTTCATTGTCAGTTTCCAggaaaataaaacatgtttcaCATTTTCTTAGGTTTGTatctaatatgtttaaataacatgtttttttttacaaaatttaaaatttaaaaaatattattagtttacctgtatttatcatatatttcttGCTGTTCTGAAATTGGAGAAATAACCtcttcaatattttgttttgaatcaTGTAATCCAGTTTCTTGCATTTGATTAAACAATTCTTCTATATCTTCttctgtttttaatgaatttatttcatcattttGTAGACCAATCGATAATAGTCCTGTTCTGGCAGTACAGCCAAACATGGCCTCATAAGGAGATCTTCCAATACCTtaaaagaagtaaaaaaaaaaaaaaactatttttataattaccatAAAATAACCATAGTTgagcctattataataatacactatcataaattttaattataaaaaataactatagtgTTATTGATAtcgattagaataaaatatacatattaggtatattaagatatttatgCCGGGTTGaatgaaaaatttaactattttatattaattaattatactaaatacttttttttgccTGAATGAAGAGCTCGGTTTTTCTGAAACTGAATAAATTTCAAACCAGAGAGCCAATCCGTACTATTGTTTTCTGCCATCCATGTAGCCAACATATCCTCTACATCTCTATTTGCTCGTTCCACAGAACCTTGGCTCTGGCTGTGCCTCGGTTTACCATGAACAATTTTGACGTCTTCCCACATATTGTGCAGTTCAGTTATAGTCGAATTTACGAATTCACGGCCATTATCTGACTGCAAAATAGCTGGTGCGCCAAAGGTCGTGTAAATGTCAAGTAAATTATATGCAATCTCCTCTGCACGTTTACTTTTTAAAGGCCTTAAAATTACGAATTTCGTTAAATGGTcttgataacaaaaaataaaccgaAAATCGTTAAAATGTTGGGATTGAATATCTATTAAATCTACTTGCGCTCTCGAGTTAAAAGCATTGTGTAATATTGGTTTGGAAACCAGTCCTCTTTTTCTATTAGTAGATTTTTTTTGGCAGTGTGAACAAAGTTGTAAATATAGCATAATTGATTCCTTAGTTATATtgcaatacttattttttatttccgcAACCATTCGATTTCTCCCACCATGTCCAATAGATGAATGAGTAGTATGAAGTATATCAAAAAGCTCTTCATTTGATACATAATAaagcatagtattattattttctgataCTGGTTTTATCAAGCGTTCTTTTCCATTaaccattaatatttcatacttaCGAACCATCCTGTAATCTTTTACTGATTTTTTCAATCCCttagtacttaatattttttttgactcTTTAACTTTGGAAATTTGCTCACTATACTCCGATAAactaaaataagaattattgtcACTCCGTTTTTGACTAAtcaacttattaaataaatctttgAATTTACTACGCATAGTATTTACATCCatcttaatattttacgtaaataaaaaataaatatacaatgacACGTGAACTGGCAAACTGCAGCGAAATGTCGAATAGGTGAACTGCGAACCAAGCGATGTCAAACGAATACGATGTCTGCAACGATACTGAAATAGCTAATATACGTTATGggaaaaaaacccaataaaataaattatctacctTTGATAATTTGTTAGATAACCACGGCATTGTTTAACTTAGCCATCagctatgtattaatattattatggtgtgcTTGAGTAACTATCGCTGATAATCATTTAacgatgatattaatataaataatacatacgtaGTAACGTGTGTGAATGGATAACTGACGGtgatctgtatattataaatatataatttacaacaacGTTCAACAGAAGTTGGGAAATGACgtgaataataaagtaatacccGTGTTTACAACATTAACCATTATGTGTTGCCTCTTACGTAAATTACCGGTCATTTACGTAAATGTGTATTGTACAAGGTAATTTTCGACATTGACCGGGCTTTAACGTAAAAATCATCATTCTCATCATtgaccgtaacatatatattttttgatcataaaaacatcataataataatactgttaaaATAGGTTATTATAGTGTAAGGTCTCATTGGTCTCAATAAACATttcagaaattaataaataaaccggtt includes:
- the LOC132917400 gene encoding KRAB-A domain-containing protein 2-like, with the protein product MDVNTMRSKFKDLFNKLISQKRSDNNSYFSLSEYSEQISKVKESKKILSTKGLKKSVKDYRMVRKYEILMVNGKERLIKPVSENNNTMLYYVSNEELFDILHTTHSSIGHGGRNRMVAEIKNKYCNITKESIMLYLQLCSHCQKKSTNRKRGLVSKPILHNAFNSRAQVDLIDIQSQHFNDFRFIFCYQDHLTKFVILRPLKSKRAEEIAYNLLDIYTTFGAPAILQSDNGREFVNSTITELHNMWEDVKIVHGKPRHSQSQGSVERANRDVEDMLATWMAENNSTDWLSGLKFIQFQKNRALHSGKKKYLV
- the LOC132918425 gene encoding uncharacterized protein LOC132918425 is translated as MIQNKILKRLFLQFQNSKKYMINTDTNLRKCETCFIFLETDNESTNCMNCQRHEQIQNERHKSSECLKKQTKKMMTISNKKFSSLEVGTTVKVSIPDVNRGVIAN